In Acidobacteriota bacterium, a single genomic region encodes these proteins:
- a CDS encoding helix-turn-helix domain-containing protein, translating to MQRSHDLEIELGRQIRNLRLRENLRQEELADRAGIALNAVKNLENGKGATLRSLIQALRVLSRADWLRTLAPAVSISPVQMLSTKHPRQRASRKRKQQKKP from the coding sequence TTGCAACGCAGTCACGACCTGGAAATAGAGCTGGGCCGGCAAATCCGTAACCTCAGGCTTCGGGAGAACCTCCGTCAAGAGGAACTGGCGGATCGAGCGGGGATCGCGTTGAACGCAGTGAAAAACCTCGAAAACGGCAAAGGCGCTACGCTTCGCTCGCTTATCCAGGCATTGCGAGTCCTCAGCCGGGCGGATTGGCTTCGGACACTTGCTCCAGCCGTTTCAATCAGCCCTGTGCAGATGCTGAGCACAAAGCACCCCCGCCAGCGGGCCTCTCGAAAACGTAAGCAGCAGAAGAAACCGTAG
- a CDS encoding type II toxin-antitoxin system HipA family toxin, whose protein sequence is MYIPVTTIEVRIWDKSVGAVALDPSLGYYAFEYQPAFVKSGVELAPLEMPLSAAREPFVFPDLPELTYRRLPGMLADALPDDFGNLLVDAWMAREGIPRSQITSLDRLAYTGKRGLGALEFRPSRGPRRSAKSTAIQLSALVESARRAVEGEIDDDAHAEAALAQIIQVGTSAGGARAKAVVSWNPATNEIRAGQFDVQPGFEHWLIKFDGVGVDERLGVSQDYGRIEYAYYLMASAAGITMSPSRLLEENGRAHFMTKRFDRDVNTKHHLQTLCGLAHLDFRQKATHDVSQLLLVVDRLNLGYASLEEVFRRVAFNAMGANCDDHTKNVSFLLRQGGAWELAPAYDVTHAYNPRGEWTYQHLMSVNGKFAGITRDDLLLVADEFAIGTADSVLEQVDEAVSAWPDFAKKANVSPAETARVQAHHQHLSRQRFKASIP, encoded by the coding sequence GTGTACATCCCGGTCACCACAATTGAAGTTCGCATCTGGGACAAGAGCGTCGGTGCCGTGGCGCTCGACCCGTCACTGGGTTACTACGCCTTCGAATACCAGCCTGCGTTCGTGAAGTCCGGCGTTGAACTCGCGCCGCTGGAAATGCCGCTTTCGGCAGCTCGTGAACCATTCGTATTCCCCGATCTGCCTGAGCTGACCTACCGCCGACTGCCGGGAATGCTTGCAGACGCGTTGCCTGATGACTTCGGAAACCTTCTCGTCGACGCGTGGATGGCACGCGAAGGAATTCCCAGATCGCAGATAACCTCGCTTGACCGGCTCGCCTATACGGGCAAGAGAGGCTTGGGCGCTTTGGAATTCAGGCCGTCGAGAGGGCCGCGCCGGTCCGCCAAGAGCACGGCGATCCAGCTATCGGCCCTCGTCGAAAGCGCTAGACGAGCTGTGGAGGGCGAGATTGACGACGACGCACATGCGGAAGCCGCGCTCGCGCAGATTATCCAGGTTGGCACATCCGCTGGTGGCGCTCGCGCCAAGGCTGTTGTCTCCTGGAATCCCGCCACAAACGAGATTCGCGCCGGCCAGTTTGATGTGCAACCCGGGTTCGAGCACTGGTTGATCAAGTTCGACGGCGTAGGTGTCGACGAGAGGCTCGGCGTCAGCCAGGACTATGGTCGTATCGAGTACGCGTATTACTTGATGGCCAGCGCTGCCGGCATCACCATGTCACCCAGTCGGTTGCTCGAGGAGAACGGTCGCGCGCACTTCATGACCAAACGCTTTGATCGCGACGTCAATACGAAACACCATCTGCAAACACTCTGCGGCCTAGCGCACTTGGACTTTCGACAGAAGGCCACCCACGACGTCAGTCAGCTGCTGCTGGTGGTTGACCGGCTCAATCTCGGGTACGCATCACTCGAAGAGGTATTCCGACGGGTCGCGTTCAACGCCATGGGCGCGAACTGCGATGATCACACGAAAAACGTTTCGTTTCTGTTGCGGCAGGGTGGAGCTTGGGAGCTGGCGCCGGCATATGACGTGACGCATGCCTACAATCCAAGAGGGGAGTGGACGTATCAACATTTGATGTCGGTGAACGGAAAGTTCGCCGGCATAACCCGAGATGATTTGTTGTTAGTGGCTGACGAGTTCGCAATCGGCACAGCCGATTCCGTGTTGGAACAGGTGGACGAGGCTGTCTCTGCCTGGCCGGACTTTGCGAAAAAAGCAAACGTCAGCCCCGCCGAAACCGCGCGTGTTCAGGCACATCATCAACACCTGTCTCGACAGCGGTTCAAGGCTTCCATCCCGTAG
- a CDS encoding L-lactate permease, protein MSWIQAYDPLGNAFLSTLVAALPIVLLLVALGVLEWRAHLAAFSALAAALMTSTAVFGMPPGPAAATAAFGAAYGFLPIGWIILNAVFLYNLTVETGQFEIVKHSVGRLSNDRRIQVLLVAFSFGAFIEGAAGFGTPVAICSALLMGLGFRPLHAAGLSLIANTAPVAFGAIGTPILTLAAVTGLDAKTLGMMAGRQLPFVAVIVPAWLVVAMSGWRGLRGVWPAVLICGGSFAAVQFLWSNFVGPELVDIAGGLTSIAALALFCRVWQPATADGPNAAHDGPALAIRPDEHAPRAALVRAWMPWVFLSAAVMLWGLAPVKALLNGGPDGLAGYRAGRPPASSPILAPSWEVPLLHRTVFREYPVRPDPVDRARLDDPAYRARRAEAAVFTLNWASATGTAILLAALATILYLRIPAALAVRVAGRTLRRMRTSLATIMLMLSLGFVTRYGGTDATLGLAFTKTGALYPFFATFLGWLGVALTGSDTSSNVLFGSLQKITAEQLGFNPILITTANSTGGVMGKMIDAQSIVVATAATGQTGQEGRILRFVFWHSLALATIMAVIVMLQAYVFPSMIP, encoded by the coding sequence GTGTCCTGGATCCAGGCCTACGATCCGCTCGGGAACGCGTTCCTCAGCACGCTGGTGGCGGCGCTCCCCATCGTGCTGCTGCTGGTCGCGCTCGGCGTCCTCGAGTGGCGCGCGCACCTGGCCGCCTTTTCCGCGCTGGCCGCCGCGCTTATGACATCGACGGCGGTCTTCGGCATGCCGCCGGGGCCTGCCGCCGCAACGGCCGCCTTCGGCGCGGCCTACGGCTTCCTGCCGATCGGCTGGATCATCCTGAACGCCGTCTTCCTCTACAACCTGACGGTCGAAACCGGCCAGTTCGAGATCGTCAAGCACTCGGTCGGCCGCCTCTCGAACGACCGGCGGATCCAGGTCCTGCTCGTGGCGTTCTCCTTCGGCGCGTTCATCGAGGGGGCGGCGGGATTCGGCACGCCGGTCGCGATCTGCTCGGCCCTCCTCATGGGCCTCGGATTCAGGCCGCTTCACGCGGCCGGACTGTCGCTCATCGCGAACACGGCGCCCGTCGCGTTCGGCGCGATAGGAACGCCGATCCTGACGCTCGCAGCCGTCACCGGGCTGGACGCGAAGACGCTCGGGATGATGGCCGGACGCCAGCTGCCATTCGTCGCGGTGATTGTGCCCGCATGGCTCGTCGTCGCGATGAGCGGATGGCGGGGGCTGCGCGGCGTGTGGCCCGCCGTGCTGATCTGCGGCGGCAGCTTCGCCGCGGTGCAGTTTCTCTGGAGCAACTTCGTCGGCCCGGAGCTGGTGGACATCGCCGGCGGGCTGACGTCCATCGCCGCGCTCGCGCTCTTCTGCCGCGTGTGGCAGCCCGCCACCGCCGACGGGCCCAATGCGGCACACGATGGCCCCGCCCTCGCGATCCGTCCCGACGAGCACGCACCGCGCGCGGCGCTCGTGCGGGCATGGATGCCATGGGTATTCCTCAGCGCCGCCGTGATGCTGTGGGGCCTCGCGCCCGTGAAAGCGCTGCTGAACGGCGGGCCGGATGGACTCGCAGGGTACCGCGCGGGCCGGCCGCCGGCGTCGAGCCCGATCCTCGCGCCGAGCTGGGAAGTGCCGCTCCTGCACCGCACCGTCTTTCGCGAGTATCCGGTGCGGCCGGACCCTGTCGATCGCGCCCGCCTCGACGATCCGGCGTACCGGGCCCGCCGGGCGGAAGCGGCGGTGTTCACGCTGAATTGGGCGTCGGCCACGGGCACCGCGATCCTGCTCGCGGCGCTCGCGACAATCCTCTACCTGCGCATCCCCGCCGCGCTCGCAGTCAGGGTGGCGGGCCGAACGCTGCGGCGCATGCGCACGTCGCTCGCGACGATCATGCTCATGCTCTCCCTGGGGTTCGTCACCAGGTACGGCGGGACGGACGCGACGCTCGGCCTGGCGTTCACGAAGACGGGCGCGCTCTACCCGTTTTTCGCGACGTTCCTCGGATGGCTCGGCGTGGCGCTGACCGGTTCGGACACCAGCTCGAACGTGCTGTTCGGAAGCCTGCAGAAAATCACCGCCGAGCAGCTCGGCTTCAACCCGATCCTCATCACCACCGCCAACAGCACCGGCGGCGTCATGGGCAAGATGATCGACGCCCAGAGCATCGTCGTCGCCACGGCGGCGACCGGGCAGACGGGTCAGGAAGGACGAATTCTGCGCTTCGTCTTCTGGCACAGCCTGGCGCTGGCGACGATCATGGCGGTGATCGTCATGCTGCAGGCGTACGTGTTTCCGTCGATGATCCCGTAG
- a CDS encoding alpha-hydroxy-acid oxidizing protein: protein MPHALASHRAVNIEDLRRAAQRRLPRAVFDYIDGGADAEITLRANCRVFEEMAFRPRSAVATAACDIRTTVLGLPLALPILLAPVGSCRLFYPRGEEAAARAAGEAGTACILSTLSGSRLEDVKAASRGPVFYQLYLLGGRDVALATIERARQAGMSALVVTIDTPVAGQRERDLRNGMKQLTGPGLWPKLPFLPQFLARPRWLAGFLRDGGLMNFPNVVLPEGPMPYADVGVALEQSMTSWRDLKWIRDAWRGPIVVKGVHTADDARRAVDEGASAIVVSNHGGRQLDGVRPTLEVLPEAVEAAGGRTEVLLDGGIRRGSDVVKALCLGARAVLVGRAYAYGLGAAGGPGVARAIEILRSDLIRTMKLLGCGSLAELDASYVEAPARHSWT from the coding sequence ATGCCTCACGCGCTCGCATCCCATCGCGCGGTCAACATCGAGGACCTGAGACGGGCCGCTCAACGCCGGCTGCCCCGCGCCGTCTTCGACTACATCGACGGCGGCGCCGACGCCGAGATCACGCTCCGCGCGAACTGCCGCGTCTTCGAGGAGATGGCGTTCCGGCCGCGGTCCGCCGTCGCGACCGCCGCCTGCGACATCCGCACAACCGTGCTGGGCCTTCCGCTTGCGCTTCCGATCCTGCTGGCGCCGGTCGGAAGCTGCCGGCTGTTCTATCCGCGCGGCGAAGAGGCGGCGGCGCGCGCGGCAGGGGAGGCCGGCACCGCCTGCATCCTCTCGACGCTCTCCGGCTCCCGGCTCGAGGACGTCAAGGCGGCGTCTCGAGGGCCGGTCTTCTACCAGCTTTACCTGCTCGGCGGCCGCGACGTGGCACTGGCGACGATCGAACGAGCGCGACAGGCGGGCATGTCCGCGCTCGTCGTCACGATCGACACACCGGTGGCGGGCCAGCGCGAGCGCGATCTGCGCAACGGCATGAAGCAGCTCACCGGCCCCGGGCTCTGGCCGAAGCTGCCCTTCCTCCCGCAGTTCCTCGCAAGGCCTCGCTGGCTGGCGGGGTTCCTGCGCGACGGCGGCCTGATGAACTTCCCCAACGTCGTGCTGCCCGAAGGGCCGATGCCGTACGCGGACGTCGGCGTGGCGCTCGAGCAGTCGATGACCAGCTGGCGCGATCTCAAATGGATCCGCGACGCGTGGCGCGGCCCCATCGTCGTCAAGGGGGTGCATACCGCAGACGATGCGCGGCGGGCGGTGGATGAGGGGGCGAGCGCGATCGTCGTGTCGAACCACGGTGGCAGGCAGCTGGACGGAGTGAGGCCCACGCTGGAAGTGCTGCCAGAAGCGGTGGAGGCGGCCGGCGGCCGCACCGAAGTGCTGCTCGACGGCGGCATCCGTCGCGGCAGCGATGTGGTCAAGGCGCTGTGCCTCGGCGCCCGGGCGGTGCTCGTCGGGCGTGCCTATGCGTACGGCCTGGGCGCGGCCGGCGGTCCCGGCGTCGCGCGCGCGATCGAGATCCTGCGCAGCGATCTGATCCGCACGATGAAGCTGCTCGGTTGCGGCTCACTCGCGGAACTGGACGCGTCCTACGTCGAGGCTCCGGCAAGGCACAGCTGGACGTGA
- a CDS encoding IMP dehydrogenase, which yields MDSSRWLLDSVQGCTFDDFILKPQFSVVERRDPARLDLSARLSRHITLKRPIVSANMDTVTRAPMAVVQAEEGGIGIIDRGFRSGDIEPQVREVEKVKRTQHGIIFDPYTITPGATLAEARAIMEASHVGTLVVVDAGRKLQGLLTQRDVRFVPGAGHVAERMTPTAKLVTHEGEISIAAAERVMIERKIKKLPLVDAGGRLLGLITAKDIIKHQRAPFSTRDSQGRLRVGAAIGAKGDYLERAAELIKAGVDVIVIDIAHGHSAVMERAIEQFRKRFGGFELIAGNVATADGATFLRERGVDGIKVGIGPGGGCTTRLTTSFGVPQLQALVECRAAAGLGPDALPIVADGGVKRDGSIALALLFGGDTVMLGSAFAGTLETPGDVVQKSVLLPESQKTVKVPFKVLRGMASIGAIKDRLDVEDADQVDVEALGAEGMEISVPVRGSARPVIYDMLKHLCSSVSYGGASSLQEFRGMFWKDPRRFVVKQSAAARRESYER from the coding sequence ATGGATTCCTCCCGCTGGCTCCTGGATTCGGTCCAGGGCTGCACGTTTGACGACTTCATCCTCAAGCCGCAGTTCAGCGTGGTCGAGCGGCGCGATCCGGCGCGGCTCGACCTCAGCGCCCGGCTGTCGCGGCACATCACGCTGAAGCGGCCGATCGTGTCGGCCAACATGGACACGGTCACGCGGGCGCCGATGGCGGTCGTGCAGGCGGAGGAAGGGGGCATCGGCATCATCGACCGCGGGTTCCGGAGCGGCGACATCGAGCCGCAGGTCCGGGAGGTCGAAAAGGTCAAGCGCACCCAGCACGGCATCATTTTCGATCCGTACACGATCACGCCCGGCGCCACGCTGGCCGAGGCGCGCGCCATCATGGAGGCGTCGCATGTCGGCACGCTCGTGGTCGTGGACGCCGGCCGGAAGCTGCAGGGGCTGCTGACACAGCGCGACGTCCGCTTCGTTCCGGGGGCGGGACACGTAGCCGAGCGGATGACCCCCACGGCCAAGCTGGTCACGCACGAAGGGGAAATCTCGATTGCCGCCGCCGAGCGCGTCATGATCGAGCGGAAGATCAAGAAGCTTCCGCTCGTTGACGCCGGCGGCCGCCTGCTCGGGCTGATCACCGCCAAGGACATCATCAAGCACCAGCGGGCGCCCTTCTCCACGCGCGACAGCCAGGGGCGGCTGCGCGTGGGCGCCGCGATCGGCGCCAAGGGGGATTATCTCGAGCGCGCCGCAGAGCTGATCAAGGCCGGCGTGGACGTCATCGTGATCGACATCGCTCACGGGCACTCGGCCGTGATGGAGCGGGCGATCGAGCAGTTCCGGAAGCGCTTTGGCGGCTTCGAGCTGATTGCCGGGAACGTGGCGACGGCGGACGGCGCGACGTTCCTCAGGGAGCGCGGCGTCGACGGCATCAAGGTCGGCATCGGGCCCGGGGGCGGGTGCACCACGCGGCTCACGACGTCGTTCGGCGTGCCGCAGCTGCAGGCGCTCGTCGAGTGTCGCGCGGCGGCGGGGCTCGGTCCCGATGCACTGCCGATCGTCGCCGACGGCGGCGTGAAGCGTGACGGCTCCATCGCCCTTGCGCTCCTGTTCGGCGGCGACACGGTGATGCTGGGCAGCGCGTTCGCGGGCACCCTCGAGACACCGGGGGACGTCGTGCAGAAGTCGGTGCTGCTGCCCGAGTCACAGAAGACGGTGAAGGTCCCGTTCAAGGTGCTGCGGGGCATGGCGTCAATCGGCGCCATCAAGGATCGCCTGGACGTCGAAGACGCCGACCAGGTGGACGTGGAGGCGCTCGGCGCGGAAGGCATGGAGATCAGCGTGCCGGTGCGCGGATCGGCGCGGCCGGTCATCTACGACATGCTGAAACACCTGTGCTCGTCGGTCAGCTACGGGGGCGCTTCGTCGCTGCAGGAGTTCCGGGGGATGTTCTGGAAGGATCCGCGGCGCTTCGTCGTCAAACAAAGCGCCGCGGCGCGACGCGAATCGTACGAGCGGTAA
- a CDS encoding BrxA/BrxB family bacilliredoxin — MREELTRLGFRELKTAADVDRVVKQNGVVMVVVNSVCGCAAGRARPGIADALTHAAKPDVLATVFAGADTEATARAREYFAGYPSSSPSVALLKDGELLYMMERKNIEIRSAQEIADELRAAFDRFCASPVSQ, encoded by the coding sequence ATGCGTGAAGAGCTCACGCGGCTGGGGTTCCGCGAGCTGAAGACCGCCGCGGATGTCGATCGCGTCGTCAAGCAGAACGGTGTGGTGATGGTGGTGGTGAACTCGGTGTGCGGCTGCGCCGCCGGGCGGGCGCGCCCAGGGATCGCCGATGCCCTGACGCACGCCGCGAAGCCGGACGTGCTCGCGACGGTGTTCGCCGGCGCGGACACCGAAGCCACCGCGCGTGCACGCGAGTACTTCGCCGGCTATCCGTCCTCGTCGCCGTCGGTGGCGCTGCTGAAGGACGGCGAGCTGTTGTACATGATGGAGCGCAAGAACATCGAGATCCGCAGCGCGCAGGAAATTGCGGACGAACTGCGCGCCGCATTCGACAGGTTCTGCGCCAGTCCGGTCAGCCAGTAA
- a CDS encoding prolyl-tRNA synthetase associated domain-containing protein, with protein sequence MHPNEEPVYRVLDELHIPYTRYEHPPVFTVEEAQQHWASIPATHCKNLFLRNKKGVTHYLLIAESTQPVDIASVTASLNEDRLSFASPERLATYLGLTPGSVSPFGLIHPAANDVRVVIDATLRQSGAVAFHPNINTATIVLSWADFDRFLQHRGNVVRFVQL encoded by the coding sequence ATGCATCCGAATGAAGAACCTGTCTACCGCGTGCTCGATGAACTGCACATCCCCTATACCCGCTACGAGCACCCGCCGGTGTTCACCGTCGAGGAGGCGCAGCAGCACTGGGCGTCGATCCCGGCGACGCACTGCAAGAACCTGTTCCTGCGGAACAAGAAGGGGGTCACGCACTACCTCCTGATCGCGGAAAGCACCCAGCCGGTGGACATCGCGTCGGTCACCGCAAGCCTGAACGAAGACCGATTGAGCTTCGCCTCTCCGGAGCGGCTCGCGACCTATCTCGGGTTGACGCCGGGATCGGTTTCGCCGTTCGGCCTGATACACCCGGCCGCGAACGACGTCCGCGTCGTCATCGACGCGACGCTGCGTCAATCGGGCGCCGTCGCATTCCATCCCAACATCAACACGGCCACGATCGTGCTCTCGTGGGCGGATTTCGACCGCTTCCTCCAGCACCGCGGGAACGTGGTGAGATTTGTGCAGCTCTGA
- a CDS encoding carbohydrate binding family 9 domain-containing protein has protein sequence MFFAGVLAGLLASAAPVHSGREGKLDVVIPRFEAGVEVDGRLDEPVWNDAASLTDFSQYAPVDNLPAEQPTIVLAWYSPTAIHFGIRASAPPGTVRATLADRDRLDTEDQIQIFLGTFNDGRQAFMFAVNPLGVQADGALTEGTRGVSRGFDGLSTGREAVDLSPDFVYQSKGRLTDAGYEVEVRIPFKSLRYQSSLTQDWGIHVVRKIQSNGREDSWAPARRASASFLAQSGRLRGLTELRRGLVLDLNPAVTSRIDGAPDAGRWAYDGGAPEFGGNVRWGLTSNLTLNGTINPDFSQVEADAGQFVFDPRSALFFAEKRPFFLDGIEQFTTPNNLIYTRRIVSPLASAKITGHTSGAGVALLTAVDDRSTSAHGSHPVFTIARIQRDLNASTRAAIVYTDRIDGPDSNRVLAADSRMTFRKLYRLQVQAAVSRTARKGVATSAPLWDVSLNRDGRRFGFLYSLRGIDRNFRADSGFLSRTGVALATIDHRLTFYGRRGAPLESWTTDFVLDGTWQYDDFVNGRGAQDRKFHWNNNVVLRGGWRATGSVLVETFGYDEEFYADYGLQRARADGSTEILPFTGTPDLGNLDYVVQLTTPRFSTVSGNVFLIWGRDENFFEWASADIVFARYGVDWRPTQQLRVNPQYQLQQYRRRSDNSLVGRRRIPRLKVEYQLTRAIFLRWIGEYDANEQDDLRDDTRTNLPIVIRDRSTGTYRPARGFSRNQFRNDWLFSYQPTPGTVVFAGYGSTLTEPQPLRFNELERLRDGFFVKIGYLFRI, from the coding sequence ATGTTTTTCGCGGGAGTTCTCGCGGGACTTCTCGCCTCCGCCGCCCCCGTGCACAGCGGGCGGGAGGGCAAACTCGACGTCGTCATTCCGCGCTTCGAGGCCGGCGTGGAGGTCGACGGCCGTCTCGACGAGCCGGTCTGGAACGACGCCGCCTCGCTCACCGACTTTTCCCAATACGCGCCGGTGGACAACCTGCCCGCCGAGCAGCCCACCATCGTGCTGGCGTGGTATTCGCCGACGGCGATCCACTTCGGGATTCGCGCGTCGGCGCCGCCCGGAACGGTGCGCGCGACGCTCGCCGATCGCGACCGGCTCGACACCGAGGATCAGATCCAGATCTTCCTGGGCACGTTCAACGACGGCCGCCAGGCGTTCATGTTCGCCGTGAATCCGCTCGGCGTGCAGGCGGACGGCGCGCTCACCGAGGGCACGCGCGGCGTGTCGCGCGGGTTCGATGGCCTGAGCACCGGGCGCGAGGCGGTGGACCTCAGCCCCGACTTCGTGTACCAGTCGAAGGGACGGCTCACGGATGCAGGCTACGAGGTCGAGGTGCGGATTCCCTTCAAGAGCCTGCGCTACCAGTCGTCGCTGACACAGGACTGGGGCATCCACGTCGTCCGGAAGATCCAGAGCAACGGCCGCGAGGACAGTTGGGCGCCGGCGCGCCGCGCGTCCGCGTCTTTCCTGGCGCAGTCAGGGCGATTGCGCGGTCTCACCGAATTGAGGCGCGGCCTGGTCCTGGATCTCAATCCCGCGGTGACGTCGCGGATCGACGGCGCGCCGGACGCCGGGCGCTGGGCGTACGACGGCGGCGCGCCGGAGTTCGGCGGCAACGTCCGCTGGGGGCTCACGAGCAACCTCACGCTCAACGGCACGATCAACCCGGACTTCTCACAGGTCGAGGCGGACGCGGGACAGTTCGTCTTCGATCCGCGATCGGCGCTCTTCTTCGCCGAAAAGCGGCCGTTCTTTCTCGACGGCATCGAACAGTTCACGACGCCGAACAACCTGATCTACACGCGGCGCATTGTCTCGCCGCTCGCCTCTGCGAAGATCACCGGCCATACCTCCGGCGCTGGCGTCGCGCTGCTGACCGCCGTCGATGACCGCAGCACGTCCGCGCACGGCAGCCATCCCGTCTTCACCATCGCGCGGATCCAGCGGGACCTGAACGCCAGCACGCGCGCGGCGATCGTCTACACCGATCGCATCGACGGGCCGGACTCGAACCGCGTGCTCGCCGCGGATTCGCGCATGACGTTCCGCAAGCTGTACCGCCTGCAGGTCCAGGCCGCCGTGAGCCGCACGGCCCGCAAGGGCGTCGCGACGTCCGCTCCGCTCTGGGACGTGTCGCTCAACCGCGACGGCCGGCGCTTCGGATTCCTGTACTCGCTGCGCGGCATCGACCGCAATTTCCGCGCCGACAGCGGGTTTTTGTCCCGCACGGGGGTCGCGCTCGCCACGATCGATCACCGGCTCACGTTCTACGGCCGCCGCGGCGCTCCCCTCGAGAGCTGGACGACCGACTTCGTGCTCGACGGCACGTGGCAGTATGACGACTTCGTGAACGGCCGCGGAGCGCAGGACCGCAAGTTCCACTGGAACAACAACGTCGTGCTGCGCGGCGGCTGGCGCGCCACCGGCTCGGTCCTCGTCGAGACCTTTGGGTACGACGAGGAGTTCTACGCCGACTACGGATTGCAGCGCGCGCGGGCGGACGGATCGACGGAGATCCTGCCGTTCACCGGCACGCCCGACCTGGGCAACCTTGACTACGTCGTGCAGCTCACCACGCCACGCTTCTCCACGGTGTCGGGCAACGTCTTCCTCATCTGGGGGCGCGACGAGAACTTCTTCGAGTGGGCCAGCGCCGACATCGTCTTTGCGCGCTACGGGGTGGACTGGCGGCCGACACAGCAGCTCCGCGTCAACCCGCAGTATCAGCTCCAGCAGTACCGGCGGCGCAGCGACAACAGCCTCGTCGGCCGCCGTCGCATCCCGCGGCTGAAGGTGGAGTACCAGCTCACGCGCGCGATCTTCCTGCGCTGGATTGGCGAGTACGATGCGAACGAACAGGACGATTTGCGTGACGACACCCGCACGAACCTCCCAATCGTGATTCGCGACCGGTCCACCGGCACGTACCGTCCCGCGCGCGGGTTCTCGCGCAACCAATTCCGAAACGACTGGCTGTTCTCGTACCAGCCCACGCCCGGCACGGTCGTGTTCGCGGGTTATGGCAGCACGCTGACCGAGCCCCAGCCGCTGCGGTTCAACGAACTTGAACGGTTGCGGGATGGGTTCTTCGTGAAGATCGGTTACTTGTTCAGGATTTAG
- a CDS encoding ABC transporter permease: MLQDLRYAPRSLRRHRGVTAIAVICMALGIGVNAMTFSTVDGVLLQPFPFADPERIAGVRSRSRDAGVNRSTLSYPDLLDLRRRARTLDAVARVTFRSLAVSDGRAEPERVAGGLITSDPDDHETPFLLVLALYELKAIEKDASANALFDARARRYVERGGPRQALVARRLK; this comes from the coding sequence ATGCTCCAGGACCTCCGCTACGCGCCGCGCTCGCTCCGGCGCCACAGGGGCGTCACGGCCATCGCGGTCATCTGCATGGCGCTCGGCATCGGCGTGAACGCCATGACCTTCAGCACGGTGGACGGCGTGCTCCTCCAGCCGTTTCCGTTTGCCGATCCCGAACGCATCGCGGGTGTTCGGTCGCGGAGCCGCGACGCCGGCGTCAACCGCTCGACTCTTTCCTATCCCGACCTCCTCGATCTGCGCCGGCGCGCGCGTACCCTCGACGCGGTGGCGCGGGTGACGTTCCGCAGCCTCGCGGTGAGCGACGGCCGCGCCGAGCCCGAGCGCGTCGCCGGAGGGCTGATCACGTCGGACCCCGACGATCACGAAACGCCGTTTCTGCTCGTCCTGGCGCTCTACGAACTGAAGGCGATTGAGAAGGACGCGAGCGCGAACGCGCTGTTCGACGCTCGCGCGCGGCGGTACGTGGAACGCGGCGGCCCGAGGCAGGCGCTCGTCGCGCGCCGGTTGAAGTAA